The following proteins are encoded in a genomic region of Magallana gigas chromosome 1, xbMagGiga1.1, whole genome shotgun sequence:
- the LOC136273033 gene encoding uncharacterized protein — protein sequence MAQQWYLSLPETSRSTPQSLKSAFFSRFGKQSSFNIDVLDIKQQIDETCEEYITRIQQMACDDEIPSLMLISLIAKGFQPDISEKVLDKDPQSFEDLFKFAKRAESTVKIRKNDSLIASIEGMEDRLMTKLSKQLETTVMALDRRDQYAPAEVSDRYASSDQQNNPHTNVHTRNHGRPRGHDFHSQRHFKSERRDRPQFSNNASQYGPRNQGNRFPRPTPPSRQHGYRPAQNQRHPSPSFGQWRWYPFFICTLVCLFHPSNALSTPAKHVITEIDNAIHRLNYGTIFKSMGNLHISSEYWLQTYQISLPNQITKPKSFFVNKQSCSKLNCQFLQSLLNQIHGI from the exons ATGGCGCAGCAGTGGTATTTATCACTTCCTGAAACATCTCGGAGTACTCCCCAAAGTTTAAAATCAGCTTTCTTTTCCCGATTTGGAAAACAATCTTCCTTCAACATTGATGTCCTAGATATTAAGCAACAAATTGACGAAACCTGCGAAGAGTACATCACCAGAATTCAACAGATGGCATGTGATGATGAAATACCAAGCCTGATGCTAATTAGTCTCATCGCCAAAGGATTTCAACCGGATATTTCTGAAAAGGTGTTAGATAAAGATCCCCAATCATTTGAGGACCTATTTAAATTCGCAAAAAGGGCAGAATCAACTGTGAAAATTCGTAAAAATGACAGCCTGATTGCATCCATTGAAGGCATGGAAGATCGCCTGATGACGAAACTTTCAAAACAACTGGAAACGACTGTTATGGCTTTAGACCGCCGAGACCAATATGCTCCTGCAGAAGTGAGTGACCGTTATGCTTCATCTGATCAACAGAACAATCCTCATACTAATGTGCACACCAGAAACCATGGAAGACCCCGAGGACATGATTTCCATTCCCAGAGACATTTTAAAAGTGAAAGAAGAGACAGACCGCAATTCTCCAACAATGCCTCTCAATACGGACCTCGCAACCAAGGAAACCGCTTTCCTCGGCCCACTCCTCCGTCCAGACAGCATGGTTACCGTCCAGCCCAGAATCAACGTCATCCTAGTCCCA GTTTTGGTCAATGGCGTTGGTATCCTTTCTTCATCTGCACTCTGGTTTGCCTCTTCCATCCATCCAATGCCCTCTCGACACCAGCGAAACACGTAATTACCGAGATAGACAATGCCATCCATCGTCTTAATTATGgtactatttttaaatcaatgggGAATCTTCATATTTCTAGTGAATATTGGTTGCAGACCTACCAGATATCTCTCCCAAATCAAATAACCAAACCAAAAAGTTTCTTTGTTAACAAACAATCTTGTTCTAAACttaattgtcaatttttacAGTCTTTGTTAAACCAAATTCATGGTATTTAG